In one window of Reinekea forsetii DNA:
- a CDS encoding type IV pilus biogenesis protein PilM produces the protein MSASTVYLYNTQNWLYMLPNGLTLFETGKTKSGLPYLAIKASTASAKPFEQIDAQTRWVKSQVAGRLNILLADGLYQILLSDVPDVPEAEMAAAIELKAGDLLSYDLDDATLDTIHLPKEAYRGRMRMALIIAARKNPLRLWLMGLIRLGIRVDIIDIETTQLRNLALVKQNFNESGVFHLKTHNSRLVLNYHQEMVLTRTFDIGLSSLLSESTVLEGELEVTVAEDTQAIIQFEALVLEIRRSLDYYESQLGLGAIAEIQFLCDPQHHILADRLADKLGVRFERLDPNDLMDIRMAQSDQDPADYFGLAGTLFRAAAQ, from the coding sequence ATGTCTGCAAGTACCGTATACCTATATAACACCCAAAACTGGCTCTATATGTTGCCCAATGGTCTGACTTTGTTCGAAACGGGCAAGACCAAGAGCGGCCTGCCTTATCTAGCGATCAAGGCCAGTACAGCCAGCGCCAAGCCGTTTGAGCAGATCGATGCCCAGACCCGATGGGTTAAATCGCAGGTCGCCGGAAGGCTCAATATCTTGCTAGCCGATGGACTTTATCAAATATTATTATCGGACGTGCCGGACGTGCCGGAGGCCGAAATGGCTGCAGCTATCGAGCTCAAGGCCGGCGATCTGCTCAGCTATGATCTCGATGATGCTACCCTGGATACCATTCATCTGCCCAAAGAGGCCTACCGCGGCCGCATGCGCATGGCGCTGATTATTGCCGCGCGCAAGAATCCGCTGCGGCTCTGGCTGATGGGACTGATTCGTCTGGGTATCCGGGTGGATATTATCGATATAGAAACCACCCAATTGCGCAATTTAGCGTTGGTGAAACAAAATTTCAATGAATCCGGGGTTTTTCATCTAAAAACCCATAACAGTCGCTTGGTGCTCAATTACCATCAGGAAATGGTGCTGACGCGTACCTTCGATATTGGCCTTTCGAGTCTGCTCAGCGAAAGCACTGTACTGGAGGGCGAATTGGAAGTGACGGTGGCCGAGGACACCCAAGCGATCATCCAATTTGAAGCCCTGGTGCTGGAAATTCGCCGCTCCCTCGATTATTACGAGTCCCAACTCGGCCTGGGTGCGATTGCCGAGATTCAATTTTTATGCGATCCCCAGCACCATATACTGGCCGACCGGTTAGCCGATAAGTTGGGGGTGCGCTTCGAACGGCTCGACCCGAACGATCTGATGGACATTCGCATGGCCCAGAGCGACCAGGACCCGGCGGACTATTTTGGTTTGGCCGGCACCCTGTTCCGAGCAGCGGCGCAATGA
- the mshL gene encoding pilus (MSHA type) biogenesis protein MshL, which produces MIKPSIWPWLTLIAIGLSGCAHQSAQVDMPPLDVRAELAGDRPDTVTNNAGTLDPVLSPRALTQDLLTLTTPPESEQRIDIEATNRPAALFFAELGRSQGLNIVIDPLVLGSITLSLRNVTLTQVIAVLRDIYGYEFSRTSYGYRIAPNQVSTRIYRLNYLNIERTGNSKTTVGGDDSNTVTTAFATNLVGTEGNFWDGIKRSLLGFINSNEGNSDAVVINPQTGLLVVSASSTEHAAIARFLADAALILQKQVIIEAKIVEVTLDQQYRSGINWSLFNDRVGGANDSVGTGLSGDNLTGIGNAGGIFNLSLTLDNFSAMLQLLDHQGDVQVLSSPRVATVNNQKAVIKVGTDEFFATVTNVASGTEGQVTPAVELQQFFSGIALDVTPQISDDNSVTLHVRPTVTEVVGRTKVINLGSETYSLPLAYSNIRESDSIIRATNGQIVVIGGLLQQKQDLGSTGLPWFSKIPGLRWLFNQDRNSQQKSELVILLKPTVYDQYTSLNDVDTVLERFE; this is translated from the coding sequence TTGATCAAACCTAGTATCTGGCCATGGCTGACCCTGATCGCAATCGGTCTGAGCGGTTGTGCCCATCAATCGGCTCAGGTCGATATGCCACCGCTCGATGTGCGCGCCGAGCTGGCAGGCGATCGTCCAGACACCGTCACCAACAACGCTGGGACGCTCGACCCGGTGCTGTCACCCCGCGCCCTGACCCAAGATTTGCTGACCTTAACGACACCGCCCGAAAGTGAGCAGCGCATCGACATTGAGGCCACCAATCGACCGGCCGCACTGTTTTTCGCCGAATTGGGTCGCAGCCAAGGGCTCAATATAGTGATCGATCCATTAGTGCTCGGCAGCATCACACTGTCGCTGCGCAACGTCACCCTAACCCAAGTCATTGCCGTCCTACGCGATATCTATGGCTACGAGTTTAGCCGCACTAGCTATGGCTATCGAATTGCTCCCAATCAGGTATCAACGCGCATCTATCGGCTCAATTATCTAAATATAGAACGGACCGGTAATTCCAAAACCACCGTCGGTGGCGACGACAGCAACACGGTCACCACAGCCTTTGCCACCAATTTGGTGGGCACGGAAGGGAATTTTTGGGACGGCATCAAACGCTCGCTACTGGGCTTTATCAATTCCAATGAGGGCAACAGCGATGCTGTGGTGATCAATCCGCAGACGGGTCTGCTGGTGGTCAGTGCTTCCAGCACCGAGCATGCGGCCATTGCCCGCTTTCTCGCCGATGCCGCATTAATACTGCAAAAACAGGTCATAATTGAAGCCAAAATAGTTGAGGTCACGCTCGACCAACAGTATCGCTCCGGCATCAATTGGTCGCTCTTTAACGATAGGGTTGGCGGGGCGAATGACTCGGTCGGTACCGGCTTGTCCGGCGACAATCTTACCGGCATCGGCAACGCCGGCGGTATATTCAATCTCAGCCTGACACTCGATAACTTTAGTGCCATGCTGCAATTACTCGATCATCAGGGCGATGTTCAGGTGCTGTCCAGTCCGCGGGTTGCGACGGTCAACAACCAGAAAGCGGTGATTAAGGTGGGTACCGATGAGTTTTTTGCCACCGTCACCAATGTTGCCTCCGGCACCGAAGGTCAGGTCACCCCGGCGGTTGAACTGCAACAGTTCTTTTCCGGCATCGCGCTCGATGTCACGCCACAAATCTCCGATGACAACTCGGTCACCCTGCATGTGCGACCGACCGTGACCGAGGTTGTTGGCCGCACCAAGGTGATCAACCTTGGCAGCGAGACCTACTCCCTACCCTTGGCCTATTCAAACATTCGCGAATCCGATAGCATCATCCGTGCGACCAATGGTCAGATTGTTGTGATTGGCGGACTATTGCAACAGAAGCAGGATTTGGGTTCGACTGGACTGCCCTGGTTTAGTAAGATCCCAGGGCTACGCTGGTTGTTTAACCAAGATCGCAATAGCCAACAAAAGAGCGAATTGGTGATACTGTTGAAACCCACGGTGTACGATCAATACACCAGTCTGAACGACGTGGACACTGTTTTGGAACGATTTGAATAA
- a CDS encoding ExeA family protein: MYETFFGLTKKPFSLTPDTGLFVNLPGHERCFALLIHVLESGEGFLKVVGEVGTGKTILCRKLLRFLDADQAEAYHSVYIPNPMLSSVGLYRAVGQELGLLAEQQNDHDALLSHITEKILALAELNKSVVIVIDEAQSLPAATLEALRLITNLETEEKKLVQVILFGQTELDTLLNEDRFRQLRQRITFAHYLQPLSALETGQYIAFRLGQCGYNGPALFSSKAVDLLFRTAHGTPRMINVIAHKSLMAAFADQSQEVLPVHIQRAVADGQYGQDTAERAPSLKLASWLTLVATLLFAAAVYWRLV, translated from the coding sequence ATGTATGAAACTTTTTTCGGCTTAACTAAAAAACCCTTTTCGCTGACCCCGGACACCGGTCTGTTTGTTAATCTGCCCGGCCACGAGCGCTGCTTTGCGCTCTTGATTCACGTCTTAGAAAGCGGTGAGGGTTTCCTCAAGGTGGTTGGTGAAGTCGGCACCGGTAAAACCATCCTGTGTCGAAAACTATTGCGCTTCCTCGATGCCGATCAGGCCGAAGCATACCATTCGGTCTATATACCCAACCCGATGCTCTCATCGGTGGGACTGTATCGTGCCGTGGGTCAAGAATTGGGCTTGCTGGCCGAGCAGCAGAATGATCACGATGCCCTCTTGAGCCATATCACTGAAAAAATCCTCGCCTTGGCCGAATTGAACAAAAGTGTTGTGATTGTTATCGATGAGGCGCAATCGTTGCCAGCCGCAACTCTGGAAGCCTTGCGACTGATTACCAATCTGGAAACGGAAGAGAAAAAACTGGTCCAGGTGATCCTTTTTGGTCAGACCGAATTGGACACCCTATTAAATGAAGATCGCTTCCGCCAGCTGCGCCAACGCATTACCTTCGCCCATTATCTGCAACCGCTGAGCGCCTTGGAAACCGGCCAATATATTGCCTTTCGTCTAGGCCAATGCGGTTACAACGGGCCTGCTTTGTTTAGCAGCAAAGCCGTTGATCTGTTATTCCGCACGGCCCACGGCACACCCCGAATGATCAACGTAATCGCCCATAAATCCCTAATGGCGGCCTTTGCCGACCAAAGCCAAGAGGTTTTACCGGTCCATATACAGCGCGCAGTGGCCGACGGCCAATACGGTCAAGACACTGCGGAGCGAGCACCAAGCCTTAAGCTCGCGTCTTGGTTAACCCTAGTGGCCACGCTGTTATTTGCTGCCGCCGTCTATTGGAGATTGGTGTGA